In Candidatus Epulonipiscium viviparus, one DNA window encodes the following:
- a CDS encoding potassium channel family protein, which produces MKRKQFVVCGLGKFGTSLATALANSGYEVLAIDRDEDRVQELSNIATHTIQADTTDMEAVRALGIKEFDVGVVAIGNDIQSSVMTTLILKELGIKYVMAKATNAIHEKVLKKIGADRVIQPELDMGRRVATTLISGSIIEHIQLSADYSIAEVPALVEWVGNSIIDVNLRSKYGINVIAIQGKGRLDISPRPDYIFNKDDVLVVVGANEKIKALNK; this is translated from the coding sequence ATGAAAAGAAAACAGTTTGTAGTATGTGGATTAGGCAAATTTGGCACCAGCTTGGCAACGGCATTAGCAAATTCTGGGTACGAAGTTTTGGCGATAGATCGAGACGAAGATAGAGTTCAGGAATTGTCTAATATCGCAACACACACGATTCAGGCTGATACAACAGATATGGAGGCAGTGCGTGCGTTGGGCATAAAAGAGTTTGACGTGGGAGTGGTTGCCATAGGAAACGACATACAATCTAGTGTTATGACGACGCTTATATTAAAAGAGCTGGGTATAAAATATGTGATGGCAAAAGCCACAAATGCGATCCATGAAAAGGTTTTAAAAAAAATTGGTGCCGACCGCGTGATTCAGCCAGAATTGGACATGGGTCGAAGAGTTGCTACAACTCTAATATCGGGAAGCATAATAGAGCACATTCAACTATCGGCAGATTATAGCATAGCTGAAGTACCAGCGCTTGTTGAATGGGTAGGCAACAGTATTATCGATGTTAATTTACGAAGCAAGTATGGCATAAATGTTATCGCAATCCAAGGAAAGGGCCGCCTTGACATTTCTCCAAGACCAGATTATATTTTTAACAAAGACGATGTTCTGGTAGTTGTCGGAGCAAATGAAAAGATTAAGGCGTTGAACAAATAA
- a CDS encoding dynamin family protein: MDLQKFNQTKFKIISLYEALENIHTELGITHFSEQLLLSKAALLADTFNVVVVGEFSRGKSTFINALLGQKILPSSTRPTTTVINKIHYDLNFAYNIYFRDGTNRQISEEEFQELIVGGTPDVDSAQEMELYEKHVEYIASIEYVDIAYPLELCQNGIDIIDTPGTNDTDREEITFKFIPQADVAILILSATQIFSDSEKDFLKNRILANDIQKIFFVINFKDRLASKEEEDELFDYATKHLESVLDNPRIYLVSSRNALNFKRTQSGQTLAGKRVIVPDTLEETGFAVLEDDLAQYLITQRATIKFQKYIERGLRICSALDSDYIQLQKRAILVDLEVVKQKVAEFKPRIAATKNNVVVELNRLLASLAAFEKKLVTRYRMGLEHIARAAIAAVDDYTGELNCEQILRRVENVVAPLQTKLHEELTEFKKTQMEGEIAYTVKKLNSACDNLIKNFQRELEISTTAMAEVAFSSTISINDELYQRDIRLFKNFMIGGAIIGVIAASHMLVPIVGASFAMFNYFKYEQKGEILQKLKQQVNKKYYHTIKNQLQEFRSQYKRDADSMIQALQNEIGSKITSFDQQLKDLLLEKEANEVNNSAKLATLQDQSERIVLIQNQLKELF, encoded by the coding sequence ATGGATTTACAAAAGTTTAATCAAACTAAATTTAAAATTATATCGCTATATGAAGCGTTAGAAAATATACATACCGAGCTAGGGATAACTCACTTTTCGGAGCAATTGCTATTGTCGAAGGCGGCGTTGCTTGCAGATACTTTTAATGTTGTTGTAGTTGGTGAATTTTCGAGAGGAAAATCCACATTTATCAATGCGTTATTGGGTCAAAAAATCTTGCCTTCATCCACTCGACCTACTACTACTGTAATTAATAAAATTCACTATGATCTAAATTTTGCTTATAATATATATTTTAGAGATGGAACCAATAGGCAAATAAGCGAAGAAGAGTTTCAGGAGCTGATTGTTGGAGGCACGCCCGATGTTGATTCTGCCCAGGAAATGGAATTATATGAAAAGCACGTGGAATATATCGCGAGCATCGAGTATGTCGACATAGCGTATCCGCTGGAACTATGCCAAAACGGGATAGATATTATTGATACCCCGGGAACTAATGATACCGACCGCGAAGAAATTACGTTTAAATTTATACCTCAGGCTGATGTTGCAATACTAATTCTTTCTGCAACACAAATTTTTTCCGACTCCGAAAAAGATTTTCTGAAGAACCGCATATTGGCCAATGATATTCAAAAGATTTTCTTTGTAATTAATTTTAAGGATCGACTTGCTTCTAAAGAGGAAGAGGACGAGCTGTTCGATTACGCAACTAAACATCTCGAATCTGTTTTGGACAACCCTAGAATATATTTGGTATCTTCCAGAAATGCGCTCAATTTTAAACGCACGCAATCTGGACAAACCCTAGCCGGAAAGCGAGTTATTGTTCCTGATACTCTTGAAGAGACGGGCTTTGCGGTACTAGAAGATGATTTGGCGCAGTATCTAATTACACAAAGAGCGACCATCAAGTTTCAAAAGTATATCGAGCGTGGGTTACGAATTTGCTCTGCTTTAGATAGCGATTATATTCAACTACAAAAGCGGGCTATTTTGGTCGACTTAGAAGTGGTCAAGCAAAAAGTCGCCGAGTTTAAGCCCCGTATAGCTGCAACCAAAAATAATGTTGTCGTTGAGCTCAATAGATTGCTTGCTTCTCTCGCTGCATTTGAAAAAAAACTGGTAACACGATATCGGATGGGGCTTGAGCACATTGCTAGAGCGGCCATTGCTGCCGTAGATGATTATACCGGAGAATTGAACTGCGAACAAATATTACGGCGAGTCGAAAATGTTGTTGCCCCTTTGCAAACGAAGCTACATGAAGAGTTGACCGAGTTTAAAAAGACGCAGATGGAGGGTGAAATTGCGTATACAGTCAAAAAGCTAAACAGCGCCTGCGATAATCTGATCAAAAATTTTCAGCGAGAATTGGAGATCTCGACAACTGCAATGGCGGAGGTGGCCTTTTCGTCGACCATTAGTATCAACGATGAACTGTATCAACGCGATATCCGATTATTTAAAAACTTTATGATTGGAGGCGCTATTATTGGCGTTATCGCAGCATCACACATGCTAGTTCCTATTGTTGGCGCCAGTTTTGCTATGTTTAATTATTTTAAGTATGAGCAAAAGGGAGAAATTTTACAAAAACTTAAGCAGCAGGTAAACAAAAAATATTATCATACTATTAAAAATCAATTACAAGAATTTCGATCTCAATATAAGCGAGACGCGGACTCAATGATACAAGCTTTGCAAAATGAGATTGGTTCAAAGATTACAAGTTTTGATCAGCAGCTGAAGGATTTGCTATTAGAAAAGGAAGCGAATGAAGTTAATAATTCGGCAAAGCTGGCGACTTTGCAAGATCAGAGTGAGCGCATCGTATTAATACAAAATCAGTTAAAGGAGTTGTTTTAG
- a CDS encoding TrkH family potassium uptake protein — protein sequence MELDTLNNFAEKDPGGGRIKFGPAQILIFGFLGLIAAGTALLMLPISTTSRVVTPWLTALFTSTSAVCVTGLVVENTLAYWSLFGKIVIILCIQIGGLGFMTLVSMIFVVTGKKISFKNRLLMQEALSFNTTSGVVKFTLLIVKLTLLIEGIGALCLSFVFVPEYGFVTGIWYSIFHSISAFCNAGFDLVGNNSLMPYVQNEWFSYSIMILIILGGLGYTVWLDTYNVLKTKSELAEHFTWRQTFYKLSLHTKLVWIITIVLILGGFIFFFIAEYNNPATLGSLSFADKITAAMFQSVSPRTAGFNTLALDELTLGSKLMTVMLMFVGGSPAGTAGGIKTVTLGVLVLCAVSVLKGDSSVVVFKKKISTDQILKSLTIMTIAILIVMIALTILTFSEDATFIELLFETVSAFATVGLTLGITSSLSFTGKLVIIALMFIGRVGLITVGVALIVRAAKNPVGLQYPEEKVLVG from the coding sequence ATGGAATTGGATACATTAAACAATTTCGCAGAAAAAGACCCTGGTGGTGGGCGAATTAAATTTGGACCTGCTCAGATATTGATCTTTGGATTTTTGGGATTAATAGCTGCGGGAACAGCATTGTTGATGTTGCCAATCAGCACTACATCACGAGTGGTTACTCCCTGGTTGACAGCATTGTTTACTTCAACTTCTGCAGTTTGCGTGACAGGGTTAGTTGTTGAAAACACATTAGCGTATTGGTCGTTGTTTGGCAAGATTGTTATTATCTTGTGCATACAAATAGGTGGGCTAGGATTTATGACGCTGGTGAGCATGATCTTTGTGGTAACAGGAAAAAAGATTTCGTTTAAGAACCGACTGTTAATGCAAGAAGCATTGAGTTTTAATACTACATCAGGGGTTGTAAAATTTACATTGCTTATTGTTAAATTAACCTTATTGATAGAGGGGATAGGGGCATTGTGCTTAAGCTTTGTCTTTGTGCCAGAATATGGGTTTGTTACCGGAATTTGGTATTCTATATTTCACTCGATTTCAGCATTTTGTAATGCGGGATTTGATTTGGTTGGAAATAATAGCTTAATGCCATACGTACAAAACGAGTGGTTTAGTTATTCTATAATGATCTTGATTATTTTGGGTGGACTGGGATATACAGTTTGGTTAGATACTTATAATGTTTTAAAAACCAAATCGGAGCTTGCAGAACATTTTACTTGGAGACAAACATTTTATAAACTTTCACTACATACGAAACTTGTATGGATTATAACGATAGTTTTAATTTTAGGTGGATTCATTTTCTTTTTTATAGCGGAATATAACAATCCAGCAACATTGGGGTCGCTTTCCTTTGCTGATAAAATTACAGCGGCAATGTTTCAATCTGTGTCGCCCAGAACAGCAGGGTTTAACACTTTGGCTTTGGATGAGCTTACATTGGGCTCGAAGCTCATGACCGTGATGCTAATGTTTGTGGGTGGATCGCCCGCCGGAACTGCTGGGGGTATCAAAACGGTTACATTGGGAGTTTTGGTTTTGTGTGCCGTTTCTGTATTAAAAGGAGATAGTAGTGTTGTTGTTTTTAAGAAAAAAATCAGTACAGATCAAATTTTAAAATCGCTTACAATCATGACAATTGCTATATTGATAGTAATGATTGCGCTCACCATATTAACATTTTCTGAAGATGCGACGTTTATTGAGCTTTTGTTTGAGACTGTTTCGGCATTTGCGACAGTGGGATTAACACTTGGAATAACCAGCTCCCTGAGTTTTACAGGAAAGCTAGTTATTATTGCACTGATGTTTATAGGCAGAGTTGGATTGATCACTGTTGGGGTGGCTCTTATAGTGCGTGCAGCAAAAAATCCTGTGGGGCTTCAATATCCAGAGGAAAAAGTTTTGGTCGGTTAA
- a CDS encoding TrmH family RNA methyltransferase, with product MEDKNITSITNPIIKNVKELQSKKSTRQKESLFVVEGTRAVHDLANTMEILYFIATQNIDKSDYNPKTQWITVSDNVYTHISDTKTPQGLMAIVKQRNKSLNDFTIKQNGTYLILEGIKDPGNLGTIVRTAYGLFVDAIFLTKDCVELYSPKVVRATMGAISKIDIIRNYEMTSYVDFFRENKVKIYATDLYQSNNLYTTKFDGSSAIVIGNEATGITEYTRAQADSTIKIPTRDNLESLNAAIATSIVLYEVARQKNFMNN from the coding sequence ATGGAAGATAAAAATATTACAAGCATTACGAACCCTATTATAAAGAACGTTAAAGAACTGCAATCAAAAAAAAGCACTAGGCAAAAAGAATCTCTCTTTGTTGTCGAAGGAACTCGTGCTGTCCACGACCTGGCAAATACTATGGAAATATTGTATTTTATCGCAACACAAAATATCGATAAATCAGACTATAACCCAAAGACTCAGTGGATAACGGTTTCTGATAATGTATATACGCACATCAGCGATACAAAAACTCCACAAGGGCTTATGGCCATAGTAAAGCAACGAAATAAATCTCTAAATGATTTTACCATTAAGCAAAATGGAACATATTTAATATTAGAAGGAATTAAAGACCCTGGCAATTTAGGAACTATTGTAAGAACAGCATATGGACTTTTTGTGGACGCTATTTTTCTAACTAAAGATTGCGTTGAACTATATTCACCCAAAGTCGTTCGTGCTACCATGGGAGCAATTTCCAAAATAGACATCATACGAAACTATGAAATGACTAGCTATGTAGATTTCTTTAGAGAAAACAAGGTTAAAATTTACGCAACAGATCTGTATCAGTCGAACAATTTGTATACAACAAAATTTGATGGCTCTTCAGCAATCGTAATTGGAAACGAAGCAACAGGGATAACTGAATATACGCGAGCACAAGCTGACTCAACGATTAAAATCCCTACCCGCGATAATCTAGAATCTCTTAACGCTGCCATAGCCACAAGCATTGTATTATACGAAGTTGCTAGGCAGAAAAATTTTATGAATAATTAG
- the pyk gene encoding pyruvate kinase, translating into MRRTKIIATVGPKTRDEESLKKIINAGASAIRLNFSHDNQKIHSETAKRVMKVREELGTPTALVLDTKGPEIRTGVVAGDGEIELKTGQLFTLTTDEVEGTTQKTSITYKDLPHDLKKDDIILLDDGLIELVVKEIKGNDIICVVKNGSHLGSRKGVNIPNVRLNLPSLTEKDISDIALGAKMGFDFIAASFIRRASDIIRIRNILEENGGRGVHIIAKIENREGVDNIDAILQVADGIMVARGDLGVEIPAEEVPMIQKSLIKKANLAGKPVVTATQMLESMVVNPRPTRAEVSDVANAIFDGTSAIMLSGETAKGDYPIEALTMMAKIAIEAEEAKDIYNLSYKNVSSLSMTHAMSSATCQAALQLDAAAIITVTKSGYSARAVAKFKPLSPIVACTTEAMTYRQLNLVWGCSPHLIAIEKEETDQVFAKAVVTAENAGLAKQGDVVVITAGIPVGVAGTTNILKVQYVGNILARGLGCGRGIVTGKACVANVVEEAEETFVHGNILVTRSTDNEFLPFMKKASAIIVEDATPEENNHAAIVGRTLDIPVVYAAGNATDTVKKGRTITIDTEEGLVYNGVVVPE; encoded by the coding sequence ATGCGAAGAACTAAAATTATTGCAACAGTGGGACCAAAAACTAGGGACGAAGAATCTCTAAAGAAAATTATTAATGCAGGAGCGAGTGCAATCAGGTTAAACTTTTCACACGATAACCAAAAGATTCATTCTGAAACAGCCAAGCGCGTTATGAAAGTACGCGAAGAGCTAGGAACTCCTACTGCATTAGTTTTGGATACCAAAGGCCCTGAAATTAGAACCGGAGTTGTCGCAGGCGATGGAGAAATTGAGTTAAAGACAGGTCAACTTTTTACACTCACAACAGATGAAGTGGAAGGAACAACGCAAAAAACTAGCATAACGTATAAAGATCTGCCACACGATTTAAAAAAAGACGACATAATTTTATTGGATGACGGCTTAATTGAGTTGGTAGTAAAAGAAATTAAGGGCAACGATATTATTTGCGTTGTTAAAAACGGTAGCCATTTGGGCTCTAGAAAAGGGGTTAACATTCCAAATGTGCGTTTAAATTTACCATCGCTAACCGAAAAAGATATTTCTGATATTGCTTTGGGCGCCAAAATGGGGTTCGACTTTATAGCTGCATCTTTTATTCGAAGAGCTTCTGATATCATTAGAATTAGGAATATCCTGGAAGAAAATGGTGGACGCGGCGTTCACATTATAGCCAAAATTGAAAATCGCGAGGGCGTTGATAATATCGATGCGATTTTGCAAGTTGCAGATGGAATCATGGTCGCACGAGGAGATTTGGGAGTTGAAATTCCAGCTGAAGAAGTGCCTATGATTCAAAAAAGTTTGATCAAAAAAGCCAATCTTGCGGGAAAACCCGTGGTAACCGCGACGCAAATGTTAGAGTCTATGGTTGTAAATCCGCGACCAACCCGAGCCGAAGTAAGCGACGTTGCCAACGCCATATTTGACGGAACCTCTGCCATAATGCTTTCTGGAGAAACCGCAAAAGGCGATTACCCAATAGAGGCACTGACTATGATGGCTAAGATTGCCATAGAAGCCGAAGAAGCCAAAGATATCTATAACCTATCATATAAGAATGTGTCTTCACTTAGTATGACTCACGCTATGAGTAGCGCTACGTGCCAAGCTGCATTGCAATTGGATGCGGCAGCTATAATCACAGTAACTAAATCTGGGTACTCTGCCCGCGCTGTTGCAAAGTTTAAGCCTCTATCACCAATAGTTGCGTGTACAACAGAAGCCATGACATATAGGCAACTTAATCTGGTTTGGGGCTGCTCTCCACATTTAATAGCAATCGAAAAAGAAGAGACAGATCAGGTTTTTGCCAAAGCCGTTGTAACAGCAGAAAATGCGGGACTGGCAAAGCAAGGCGATGTAGTAGTTATTACAGCAGGTATTCCAGTTGGAGTCGCCGGAACCACAAATATTTTGAAAGTACAGTATGTGGGCAATATTTTAGCAAGAGGGCTTGGCTGCGGCAGGGGCATTGTAACCGGAAAGGCTTGTGTTGCCAATGTTGTAGAAGAAGCCGAAGAAACGTTTGTTCATGGAAATATTTTGGTAACTAGAAGCACCGACAACGAGTTTTTACCATTTATGAAGAAAGCGTCAGCGATTATCGTCGAAGATGCAACACCAGAAGAAAATAATCACGCCGCTATAGTGGGAAGAACTTTGGACATTCCTGTGGTTTATGCAGCGGGAAACGCCACAGATACAGTAAAGAAAGGCCGTACTATTACAATTGATACAGAAGAAGGGCTAGTTTATAACGGAGTTGTAGTACCAGAATAA
- the pfkA gene encoding 6-phosphofructokinase — MSNANPRIKKIGVMTSGGDAPGMNAAIRSVVRTGLSYGAEVVGIKNGFKGLLSGDVIPLKSKDVSDIIQRGGTILQTARCKEFMEPAYQERGADMCRVFGIEGLVVIGGDGSFQGAEKLANLGINTIGIPGTIDLDIACTHYTIGFDTAVNTAMDAINKILDTSSSHSRCSIVEVMGRRAGYIALWCAIATGAEIVLLPEEERKTSEEIVKNIVENRNRGKKHFLIIVAEGVGHCQELAHTIEHITGIESRVTVLGHLQRGGSPTAVDRMHASLMGIYAVDLLMKGAAKRVVGYSDGQYLDFDINEALQMKKDINELRLRATKILSIK; from the coding sequence ATGAGTAATGCAAATCCTAGAATCAAAAAAATTGGAGTTATGACCAGTGGCGGAGACGCACCAGGAATGAACGCGGCAATTCGATCAGTGGTTCGAACAGGACTATCTTACGGCGCCGAAGTTGTGGGAATTAAAAATGGCTTTAAAGGATTGTTGTCCGGAGATGTTATTCCTCTAAAATCAAAAGATGTTTCAGACATTATTCAAAGAGGCGGAACTATTTTGCAAACTGCTCGTTGCAAAGAGTTTATGGAGCCTGCGTACCAAGAGCGCGGAGCCGATATGTGTAGAGTTTTTGGAATAGAGGGCTTAGTTGTAATTGGAGGCGACGGTTCATTTCAGGGTGCCGAAAAGCTTGCTAACCTCGGAATAAACACTATTGGGATTCCGGGAACAATAGACCTGGATATTGCGTGTACACACTACACAATAGGTTTTGATACAGCAGTTAACACCGCCATGGACGCAATCAATAAAATTTTGGATACGTCTTCATCACATAGCCGATGCTCTATAGTAGAAGTTATGGGACGCCGCGCTGGATATATAGCCCTATGGTGCGCCATTGCAACTGGTGCGGAAATCGTATTACTGCCAGAAGAAGAACGCAAAACATCAGAAGAAATTGTGAAAAATATTGTAGAGAACAGAAATCGCGGCAAAAAGCACTTTCTCATTATTGTGGCAGAGGGCGTGGGACATTGCCAAGAATTGGCACATACAATAGAACACATTACAGGAATCGAATCGCGAGTTACCGTTTTGGGGCATTTGCAAAGGGGCGGCTCACCTACCGCGGTAGATAGAATGCACGCATCGTTGATGGGTATATATGCGGTCGATTTATTGATGAAAGGTGCAGCAAAACGAGTTGTGGGATATTCCGATGGGCAATATTTAGATTTTGATATCAATGAAGCTTTACAAATGAAAAAAGATATTAATGAGTTGAGATTACGAGCAACAAAAATTTTAAGTATAAAATAA
- a CDS encoding aromatic acid exporter family protein has protein sequence MNFYKNKDQIIVAFGIMLGSSLAVWFATLLGIDYAIVAGILALIAATTVELETIQVSLHRIKSFTISIILSSLLVTYIDNTSIAYALLIFAILFLTTEWKTTAPSSAIIGIYILSAAEITTLLILNSIGLILIGTGAAIVINIFRTNDKVKLICDMKYIDIQFRRIFMATKASDATSAETHAEATSAETTSAETHATSAETCRSYISRCSCRRYISRTHVNTSAETHAEAYISRNTCRSYISRNTCRSYISRNTCRSYISRTHAEATSADAHAEATSADTHVDTVSADAHADATSAEHMPKLHQPKLMPKLHQPKHMPTYISRNSCRSYISRNSCRSYISRNSCRSYISRNTCRSYISRNSCRKLHQPMLMPKSIHQPMLMPTLHQRNTCRSYISRNSCRYISRYTCYISRNSCRSYISRNSCRSYISETHTEATSAETHADVTSAETHAEATSAETHADYISRNMPTYISRCSCRLHQPIHMRTVHQPMLMPTLHQPKHAKLHQPMLMPKLHQPIHMSYVSSKHMPKLHVNTVSADNHDE, from the coding sequence ATGAACTTTTACAAAAATAAAGATCAAATTATCGTGGCATTTGGAATTATGTTAGGAAGCAGTCTAGCTGTGTGGTTTGCAACTTTGCTAGGGATAGACTACGCCATAGTTGCAGGCATACTTGCTCTGATCGCCGCAACCACGGTCGAGCTTGAAACCATACAAGTATCTCTCCACAGAATAAAATCATTTACAATTTCTATTATACTAAGCTCTCTGCTGGTCACCTATATCGATAATACATCGATAGCATATGCGTTACTCATTTTTGCTATTCTATTCTTAACAACCGAATGGAAAACTACAGCACCGTCTAGTGCTATTATCGGAATATATATTCTCAGCGCAGCAGAAATCACGACGTTACTAATTTTAAATAGCATAGGTCTTATATTAATAGGCACTGGAGCTGCGATAGTCATCAATATTTTTCGCACGAATGACAAAGTAAAGCTAATTTGCGATATGAAATATATCGATATACAATTTAGACGCATCTTTATGGCAACAAAAGCATCGGACGCGACATCAGCCGAAACTCATGCAGAAGCTACATCAGCCGAAACTACATCAGCCGAAACTCATGCTACATCAGCCGAAACATGCCGAAGCTACATCAGCCGATGCTCATGCCGACGCTACATCAGCCGAACACATGTCAATACATCAGCCGAAACTCATGCCGAAGCTTACATCAGCCGAAACACATGCCGAAGCTACATCAGCCGAAACACATGCCGAAGCTACATCAGCCGAAACACATGCCGAAGCTACATCAGCCGAACACATGCCGAAGCTACATCAGCCGATGCTCATGCCGAAGCTACATCAGCCGATACACATGTCGATACTGTATCAGCCGATGCTCATGCCGACGCTACATCAGCCGAACACATGCCGAAGCTACATCAGCCGAAACTCATGCCGAAGCTACATCAGCCGAAACACATGCCGACGTACATCAGCCGAAACTCATGCCGAAGCTACATCAGCCGAAACTCATGCCGAAGCTACATCAGCCGAAACTCATGCCGAAGCTACATCAGCCGAAACACATGCCGAAGCTACATCAGCCGAAACTCATGCCGAAAGCTACATCAGCCGATGCTCATGCCGAAGTCGATACATCAGCCGATGCTCATGCCGACGCTACATCAGCGAAACACATGCCGAAGCTACATCAGCCGAAACTCATGCCGCTACATCAGTCGATACACATGTTACATCAGCCGAAACTCATGCCGAAGCTACATCAGCCGAAACTCATGCCGAAGCTACATCAGCGAAACTCATACTGAAGCTACATCAGCCGAAACTCATGCCGACGTTACATCAGCCGAAACTCATGCTGAAGCTACATCAGCCGAAACTCATGCCGACTACATCAGCCGAAACATGCCGACGTACATCAGCCGATGCTCATGCCGACTACATCAGCCGATACACATGCGAACTGTACATCAGCCGATGCTCATGCCGACGTTACATCAGCCGAAACATGCGAAGCTACATCAGCCGATGCTCATGCCGAAGCTACATCAGCCGATACACATGTCATACGTATCATCGAAACACATGCCGAAGCTACATGTCAATACTGTATCAGCCGATAATCATGACGAATAG